In the genome of Xanthomonas translucens pv. cerealis, one region contains:
- a CDS encoding cell wall hydrolase, with translation MKLAWILWLSQLLPQPAADSLCLSTTVYLEARDQTLRGQQAVAEVALRRLDSGLWGNSMCQVVTARKQFAPGLVKPGTELKNEDAWADAVNVAFAAERNWALPQGQRKEIVPGASHFAAHAIANPSWRNAYQVATIGDHTFYRVQKLRPRNAS, from the coding sequence AACTGTTGCCGCAACCCGCCGCCGATTCGCTGTGTTTGAGCACCACCGTCTACCTGGAAGCGCGCGACCAGACGTTGCGCGGCCAGCAGGCAGTCGCCGAAGTCGCGTTGCGGCGCCTGGACAGCGGCCTGTGGGGCAACTCGATGTGCCAGGTGGTCACCGCGCGCAAGCAGTTCGCGCCGGGGCTGGTGAAACCGGGTACAGAACTCAAGAACGAGGACGCCTGGGCCGACGCGGTCAACGTCGCCTTCGCCGCCGAACGCAACTGGGCGCTGCCGCAGGGCCAGCGCAAGGAGATCGTGCCCGGCGCCAGCCACTTCGCCGCGCACGCGATCGCCAATCCGAGCTGGCGCAACGCCTACCAGGTGGCGACGATCGGCGACCACACGTTCTACCGCGTGCAGAAGCTGCGGCCACGCAACGCATCCTGA
- a CDS encoding glutathione binding-like protein: MKLYAKSGACSLADHIALRWAQLPFELELLDAAAMKAPAYLAINPAGAVPTLQIDDWVLTQNSAILNYIADVAPAAQLAGDGSARSRAEVQRWLAFLNADLHPAFHPLFGSTRYLEDAATIARTQEHARERLRTLYARVDAQLGTQQWLAGTQRSIADAYLFVTLRWARGLKLETGANLQRFFERMAADPQVLAALQAEGLE; this comes from the coding sequence ATGAAACTGTATGCCAAGTCTGGCGCCTGTTCGCTGGCCGACCACATCGCGCTGCGCTGGGCGCAATTGCCGTTCGAACTGGAACTGCTCGACGCCGCCGCGATGAAGGCACCGGCCTATCTCGCGATCAACCCTGCAGGCGCGGTGCCCACGCTGCAGATCGACGATTGGGTGCTGACCCAGAACTCGGCGATCCTCAACTACATCGCCGATGTCGCACCCGCGGCACAGCTGGCCGGCGACGGCAGCGCGCGCAGTCGCGCCGAAGTGCAGCGTTGGCTCGCCTTCCTCAACGCCGACCTGCATCCCGCCTTCCATCCGTTGTTCGGCAGCACGCGCTACCTTGAGGACGCGGCGACGATCGCGCGCACCCAGGAACATGCGCGCGAACGCCTGCGCACGCTGTACGCGCGCGTGGACGCGCAGCTGGGGACGCAGCAATGGCTCGCCGGCACGCAGCGTTCGATCGCCGATGCGTATCTGTTCGTGACCCTGCGCTGGGCGCGGGGACTGAAGCTCGAAACCGGCGCCAATCTGCAGCGTTTCTTCGAGCGCATGGCCGCCGATCCGCAGGTGCTGGCGGCGCTGCAGGCCGAAGGCCTGGAGTGA
- a CDS encoding S9 family peptidase, with protein sequence MLAPYRWIGVLAIASLLPLAAAAADGGYRQPPEPLLGVMRAPLNPSPRLDPTGKTLLLVQRTQYPPIARVAEPYLKLAGVRVEPRSHSRHDMSSGYGIRACLEGFSLVEVASGKQTAVTLPAGACPAQPVWSPDGRRFAFNNTAADRVELWLGDVATGNVRRIDGVQLNPVLGGEIQWLGGSDTLLLKTVPQDMGAPPRKAAVPPGPEVKETIQGKGESSTYEARDTLSSPEDEALFAYYATSQLLTVDAASGKQNKVGAPAVYTAVDGAPDGRHVRVERLKRPYSYVTTYARFAHDVAVLDLANGGERVLADLPVADRVPVQGVPTGPRAYSWRANQPATLVWAEALDGGDWKASVPARDKLLTLAAPFTAKPRELARVAQRYAGLSWFAQGGQALLDDYDENRHWRRTTLLDADRPGTPGRVLFDLSTDDLYADPGAPELRVLANGEAVLREDRGALFLSGQGATPAGNRAFLDRYALASGKTERLFRSDASVDEFFFGFAGDDTTRLLTWRQSPTDPPNVYLRALGQAQTGATAGDAVYASAAAPITRFPDPTPLVRQIKKRLVTYKRKDGVELSFTLYTPPGYKEGTRVPAILYAYPLDYADPSKAGQVSGANERDFTSLRSYQLLLLAGYAIIDDTAFPIVGDPKTAYDTYLQQLVDNATAAVDKAVELGVVDRQRIGVTGHSHGALMAANLLAHTDLFRAGVATSGSYNKTLTPFGFQNERRSFWAAPEVYAQASAFFHADKIDEPLLIVHGMDDANPGTETTQAPRLFQAIRGNGGTARLVLLPFEPHWYSARESNEDVVAEMLEWFDRYVKHAPSRAAAAKAKAAAQKQ encoded by the coding sequence ATGCTCGCGCCGTATCGCTGGATCGGAGTGCTGGCCATCGCCAGCCTGTTGCCGCTCGCCGCCGCGGCCGCCGACGGCGGTTACCGCCAGCCGCCCGAGCCGCTGCTGGGGGTGATGCGCGCGCCGTTGAATCCATCGCCGCGCTTGGATCCCACCGGCAAGACCCTGCTGCTGGTGCAGCGCACCCAGTATCCACCGATCGCGCGCGTCGCCGAGCCGTACCTGAAGCTGGCTGGCGTGCGCGTGGAGCCGCGCAGCCATAGTCGCCACGACATGTCCAGCGGTTACGGCATCCGTGCCTGCCTGGAAGGCTTCAGCCTGGTCGAGGTGGCCAGCGGCAAGCAGACCGCGGTGACCCTGCCGGCCGGCGCGTGTCCGGCGCAGCCGGTGTGGTCGCCGGACGGGCGTCGTTTCGCCTTCAACAACACTGCCGCCGACCGCGTCGAGCTGTGGTTGGGCGACGTCGCCACCGGCAACGTGCGCCGCATCGACGGCGTGCAGCTCAACCCGGTGCTGGGCGGCGAGATCCAGTGGCTGGGCGGCAGCGACACGCTGCTGCTGAAGACCGTGCCGCAGGACATGGGCGCACCGCCACGTAAGGCTGCGGTGCCGCCTGGACCGGAGGTCAAGGAAACCATCCAGGGCAAGGGCGAGAGCAGTACCTACGAGGCGCGCGACACGCTGTCCAGTCCCGAGGACGAGGCGCTGTTCGCGTATTACGCGACTTCCCAGTTGCTCACCGTCGATGCGGCCAGCGGCAAGCAGAACAAGGTCGGCGCGCCGGCCGTTTACACCGCAGTGGATGGCGCGCCCGACGGCCGCCATGTGCGCGTGGAGCGGCTCAAGCGGCCGTATTCCTACGTCACCACCTATGCGCGTTTCGCCCATGATGTGGCGGTGCTCGATCTGGCCAATGGCGGCGAGCGCGTGCTGGCCGATCTGCCGGTCGCCGACCGGGTGCCGGTGCAGGGCGTGCCGACCGGTCCGCGCGCGTATTCCTGGCGGGCCAACCAGCCGGCCACGCTGGTCTGGGCCGAGGCGCTGGACGGCGGCGACTGGAAGGCCAGCGTGCCGGCGCGCGACAAGCTGCTGACCCTGGCGGCGCCGTTCACCGCCAAGCCGCGCGAACTGGCGCGGGTGGCCCAGCGCTACGCCGGCCTGTCCTGGTTCGCCCAGGGCGGGCAGGCGCTGCTGGACGACTACGACGAGAACCGCCACTGGCGGCGCACCACCCTGCTGGACGCCGACCGCCCCGGCACGCCCGGCCGGGTGCTGTTCGATCTGTCCACCGACGATCTGTACGCCGATCCCGGTGCCCCGGAACTGCGCGTGCTGGCCAACGGCGAAGCGGTGCTGCGCGAGGACCGCGGCGCCCTGTTCCTGAGCGGGCAGGGCGCCACGCCGGCCGGCAACCGCGCGTTCCTGGACCGCTACGCACTGGCCAGCGGCAAGACCGAGCGCCTGTTCCGCAGCGACGCCAGCGTGGACGAATTTTTCTTCGGGTTCGCCGGCGACGACACCACCCGGTTGCTGACTTGGCGCCAGTCGCCGACCGATCCGCCGAACGTGTACCTGCGCGCGCTAGGCCAGGCACAGACCGGTGCGACGGCGGGTGACGCGGTCTATGCATCGGCGGCCGCGCCGATCACCCGCTTCCCCGATCCGACGCCGCTGGTGCGGCAGATCAAGAAGCGGCTGGTGACCTACAAACGCAAGGACGGGGTGGAACTGTCGTTCACCCTGTACACGCCGCCGGGCTACAAGGAAGGCACGCGGGTGCCGGCGATCCTGTACGCCTATCCGCTGGACTACGCCGATCCTTCCAAGGCCGGCCAGGTCAGCGGCGCCAACGAGCGCGACTTCACCAGCCTGCGTTCCTACCAGCTATTGTTGCTGGCCGGCTACGCGATCATCGACGACACCGCATTCCCGATCGTCGGCGATCCCAAGACTGCCTACGACACCTATCTGCAGCAACTGGTGGACAACGCCACCGCCGCGGTGGACAAGGCGGTGGAGCTGGGCGTGGTCGATCGGCAGCGGATCGGCGTCACCGGCCACAGCCACGGCGCGCTGATGGCGGCCAACCTGCTGGCGCATACCGACCTGTTCCGCGCTGGCGTGGCGACGAGTGGCAGCTACAACAAGACCCTGACCCCCTTCGGCTTCCAGAACGAGCGGCGTTCGTTCTGGGCCGCGCCGGAGGTCTACGCGCAAGCGTCGGCGTTCTTCCATGCCGACAAGATCGACGAGCCGCTGTTGATCGTGCACGGCATGGACGATGCCAATCCCGGCACCGAAACCACTCAGGCGCCGCGCCTGTTCCAGGCAATCCGCGGCAACGGCGGCACCGCGCGGCTGGTGCTGCTGCCGTTCGAGCCGCACTGGTATAGCGCGCGCGAGTCCAACGAAGACGTGGTGGCCGAGATGCTGGAGTGGTTCGACCGCTACGTGAAGCATGCGCCGTCGCGTGCGGCGGCTGCGAAGGCGAAAGCGGCAGCGCAAAAGCAGTAA
- a CDS encoding malate dehydrogenase, giving the protein MKTPVRVAVTGAAGQIGYALLFRIASGEMLGKDQPVILQLLELPMEKAQAALKGVMMELEDCAFPLLAGMVGTDDAEVAFKDADVALLVGARPRGPGMERKDLLLENAKIFTAQGAALNKVASRNVKVLVVGNPANTNAYIAMKSAPDLNPKNFTAMLRLDHNRALSQLAGKLGKPVGGIEKLVVWGNHSPTMYPDYRFATVDGASIADAINDQDWNAGTFIPTVGKRGAAIIEARGSSSAASAANAAIDHVRDWVLGSNGKWVTMGVPSDGSYGIPEGVMFGFAVTTENGEYTLVKDLPIDDFSQKYIDKTLAELEEERSGVAHLLG; this is encoded by the coding sequence ATGAAGACACCCGTACGTGTTGCTGTGACCGGCGCTGCCGGCCAGATCGGCTATGCCCTGCTGTTCCGTATCGCCTCCGGCGAAATGCTGGGCAAGGACCAGCCGGTGATCCTGCAGCTGCTCGAGTTGCCGATGGAGAAGGCCCAGGCCGCGCTGAAGGGTGTGATGATGGAGCTGGAAGATTGCGCGTTCCCGCTGCTGGCCGGCATGGTCGGCACCGACGACGCCGAAGTGGCGTTCAAGGACGCCGACGTCGCCCTGCTGGTCGGCGCGCGTCCGCGCGGCCCGGGCATGGAGCGCAAGGACCTGCTGCTGGAGAACGCCAAGATATTCACCGCGCAGGGCGCGGCGCTGAACAAGGTCGCCAGCCGCAACGTCAAGGTGCTGGTGGTCGGTAACCCGGCCAACACCAACGCCTACATCGCGATGAAGTCGGCGCCGGACCTGAACCCGAAGAACTTCACCGCGATGCTGCGCCTGGACCACAACCGCGCGCTGAGCCAGCTGGCTGGCAAGCTCGGCAAGCCGGTCGGCGGCATCGAGAAGCTGGTGGTGTGGGGCAACCACAGCCCGACCATGTATCCCGACTACCGTTTCGCCACCGTCGATGGGGCGTCCATTGCCGATGCGATCAACGACCAGGACTGGAACGCCGGCACCTTCATTCCGACCGTGGGCAAGCGCGGCGCGGCGATCATCGAAGCGCGTGGCTCGTCCTCGGCGGCCTCGGCCGCCAACGCCGCCATCGACCACGTGCGCGACTGGGTGCTGGGCAGCAACGGCAAGTGGGTGACGATGGGCGTGCCGTCCGATGGCTCCTATGGCATTCCGGAGGGCGTGATGTTCGGCTTCGCGGTGACCACCGAGAACGGCGAGTACACCCTGGTCAAGGATCTGCCGATCGACGACTTCAGCCAGAAGTACATCGACAAGACCCTGGCCGAGCTTGAGGAAGAGCGCAGCGGCGTGGCGCACCTGCTGGGCTGA
- a CDS encoding thioredoxin domain-containing protein yields MMRSLLLCGYCRRQQAGFERAQVRYRVLDVEQEQGRRAAAALRREGVPIMVIGQHVVDGYRIADHRGAALDAHLLPLGYRVY; encoded by the coding sequence ATGATGCGTTCCCTTTTGCTGTGCGGCTACTGCCGCCGGCAACAGGCAGGTTTCGAACGTGCCCAGGTCCGCTACCGCGTGCTCGATGTGGAGCAGGAGCAGGGCCGCCGTGCGGCCGCCGCACTGCGCCGCGAAGGCGTGCCGATCATGGTGATCGGCCAGCACGTGGTCGACGGCTACCGCATCGCTGATCACCGTGGTGCCGCCCTCGACGCACACCTGCTGCCGCTCGGCTACCGCGTCTACTGA
- a CDS encoding peptidylprolyl isomerase, protein MSLIAHFDTARGPITIELYPDKAPLTVANFVNLAKRGFYDGLSFHRVIADFMIQGGCPEGSGRGGPGYRFEDETNNGVRHDRGVLSMANAGPSTNGSQFFITHTATPWLDGKHTVFGKVTQGLDVVDSVAQGDAINKITIEGDTDAVLAAKADRVAEWNRLLDA, encoded by the coding sequence ATGTCCCTGATCGCCCATTTCGACACCGCCCGCGGCCCGATCACGATCGAGCTGTATCCCGACAAGGCGCCGCTGACCGTTGCCAACTTCGTGAACCTGGCCAAGCGCGGCTTCTACGACGGGCTGAGCTTCCACCGCGTGATCGCCGACTTCATGATCCAGGGCGGTTGCCCGGAAGGCTCCGGCCGCGGCGGCCCGGGCTACCGGTTCGAGGACGAGACCAACAACGGCGTGCGCCACGATCGCGGCGTGCTGTCGATGGCCAATGCCGGTCCCAGCACCAATGGCAGCCAGTTCTTCATCACCCACACCGCCACCCCTTGGCTGGACGGCAAGCACACCGTGTTCGGCAAGGTGACCCAGGGTCTGGACGTAGTCGACAGCGTCGCCCAGGGCGATGCCATCAACAAGATCACCATCGAAGGCGACACCGATGCGGTGCTGGCGGCCAAGGCCGACCGCGTCGCCGAGTGGAACCGCTTGCTCGACGCCTGA